Genomic window (Nicotiana sylvestris chromosome 7, ASM39365v2, whole genome shotgun sequence):
GATGAATCAGGATCAACCAGAACTTCAGAAACTGTCATAGTAAAAATTTAAACAGAGATGGTAGTATACCTCAGAGCTGTCTCTGTGGCATGTCGTACCTTCTGAATATTCTAGCCCATGATTTATATTTTCCCTGTTAGGCTATCCCAGCTTCTTAATATTGCTGCAGTGAACTTCGAGCAGACTGGTTTTGCACTTAACTCAAGGAATGCCTATTCAGTAACCTGCCATCAATAGCAATGACTGAGAGAAAATTAGTTGTCAAAAAGAATATATTTCTAATAATATAGATATGTTGAGGCACTTAACAACATTAAGAATTTTAAATAGCTCATGATTGAGGAGAAGTGTAGGAATGGCATCGATACCATTTTTCCCTTAAGAAACATTTGGATGGTGGGAATGGGATCTTCGAATGAACAACATAAAGCCAGTTGTTCATAAAATATGATAGGTTGTGATAGTTAACAGGTCCATGTGAAAGAACATTCAGATTTTTCTTACCAAAATGAAAAGCACTAAATCAAGGCACAGAAACATTACCTGTGCACCAAAGAGGTGAGTACAGGCACGTTAATGATGGATCTATCTGCTGCTCGTAACATTAATATCTCTGAAGCTTCAAGCAGCATGAATTACAGTGCCTCACATTTTATGATCATGTTTCTTATCTTTAGTGTAAGTGATGGAGTAATATCTTGAAAAACAAAATTTCTCCCTCACTTTTCCTTTCCCAAATTTTCAGCAAAGCAGGTAACCAACCACCAGAGCTCATATTAATTGTTAAATTAGAAACTGTTATACATGGTTACTACCTGTTTTAATTATGTCAACAAAATGCATCATCTACAAGAAAGTATGAGCATTCAATTTGAAATATGTATCCAGCATCCTTCATTGGATCTACGAGTTTAAGCAGCAactcttttatttcttctaaCTGACTGTGGGACTTATCTTTAGCGATAAACTTATGTCTGATATTGTTTATCTCAATCCAACTATAAGATGTTTCTTTCACCAATCCTCTGTCATAGATGTACCTTCGCAGAGTGCGGGCATCACCCCACATTCCTGCTGCTGCATAGATGTTGGATAACATAATATACCTGGCAGCATTATCAGGTTCCAGCTCAAATAGATTTTCAGCCACCCTTCTAGCAAGTTTTAAGTTCCCATGTACCCTGCAAGCACCCAAAAGTGCGCCCCACATTCCAATATTGTCTCTTCCCCAAGGAGCTCTCTTGATCAAATTCGCAGCTTCTCCAAGCATATTCTTCCGTCCAAGTAAATCAATCAAGATGGCATAGTGATCCAACTGGGGTACTATACCGTATTTCCTCTCCATTGAATGGAGATATTGAAATCCTTCAGGTAATAAACCACAGTGGCTACAGGCAGATAAAACCCCAAGAAAAGTTACATGATTTGGTGTTGTATCTGTTTCAATCATTTTCTCAAACCTGAACAAAGACATCACTCCATTCCCATTTTGAGCAAATCCATTTATTATCGAGTTCCAAGTAACTCGATCCTTCCCATCTAACCTCTCAAACAATCTCATAGCAGATATCATGTCTCCACATTTAGAATACATGTCAACCAAAGCATTAACTACAAAAACATTATGCAAATCAATTAAACATGTACATCTAAAAATGTGTCCATGAACTTGCTTACCTTTTTCAATAAGAGGTATGCCTGCACAAGAACTTAGGACACCAACGTAAGTGGATGCACGCGGTACAATACCTTCTTCCAGCATTTCCTTGAAAGTACACAAAGCCTTATCTCCTTCTCCATTTTGTGCAAACCCTGTGATCAGAGCAGTCCAAGCCACCACATTTCTGATCAGCATATGATCAAAAAGTGAGCACGCATCTGGCATTCTAGACGCACGTATATAAGCAACCAACAGCGAAGTCCACGAGAATACATCAGTCTCGCGCATTTGACAGAAAATAGAATAAGAGTACCCGGGTTTGCCACATTTCCCATAAGCATCAATAAGTGCATTGCAAACCACAAGATTAAACCTCACACCAATCACAGTTGCTAACCCATGCAATTCACGCAACAAGTTCAATGAACCCAAACCTGCACAAGTATTTACCACGCTAACAACCGTGAACTCGTCAATCAAAAACCCACTCCCACACTGAGTTTGCATTCTTTTGAAAAACCCCATAGCTTTTCTAGGGAACCCGTGATGAGTTAAGCTTGAAATGATTGAGTTATAGCTCACAACATTTGGATCAGGCATTACATCGAGCATCTGGAAGGTTTTCTCAAAAAGACCCTTTTGAGAGTAAGCTGACAGCATTGTGTTCCAAAATTGGGTGTTCTTGTCTGACAGTTCATTAAAAGCCTGTTGCGCATAGTCTATGGAACAGCATTTAGAGTACATGTATATCAGATGGTTGGCGAGGAATGTGTTAAAGGTTAATGCCGTCTTGATCAGACGAGAGTGTATGAGTCTCCCAAGCTTGAGATCATTAGTTCGGATGCAGTTTGAAAGGAGGCGCGCGAAGTGATGCACAGGCTCAGCGGATATTGCTTCACTTGGTTGCATGAGAGCAGATTATTTCTATAATTAACAAAAATATTCAGGATTAGCAAGGGAAGAATATGTCGCAGAATGCATGAAATAATCGTATATTTGAAATCTTATGGAATTTTACATGGTAGCGATTTGCGAATTTAAAATTTTCGTGACAGATATTTTTGTCGACTTCTCATGATTTATTTAGTAATAGTTCCAAAATTGCGATAGGGAATTGTAGCTAATATAGAAAACATGTACATTTAATTCTTGTTGAAACAGTATTAGGGAGTACTAATTTCTTTATTTGGAAAACAGCTTAAAGTACCCCTATCGTATGCTAAATGGTTTATAAAAATCCCGTCCATCTATTCATCTGAAAATATATATGACGTTAATTCTATTGTCAAAATTACACCGCGACTAATGGCACTTCATGTGGGCCTCTCATTAAATGATGTGGAATTCTTTCATTTGTCCACGTAGCTCAGTGGGGATGAAATTATGAGCCTGTTTGGATGGGCTTAAAAGCAGGTTTGACCAGCTTTTAAGTCATTTTTTAGCTTGTTGAGGTGTTTGGCAAACTTAAAATCAGTTTAAAGGTCAAATGCTTTTAAATCAAAAGGTCCAAATTAAGCCAAAAGTGATAGTTGGGtaattccaacttcttttttttctaGCTTAAAAGTCACCCCTCTTTGACCAAGTAATTTACACTACTATCCCTGATACTTATGTATAATttccaaaatacccaatcatttctttttctcctttcctcCGCCATTTTCAATCCCTGCCTTCCAAATTCCATAATCTTTTATTTTTCTCCTTTCCTTTGCCATTTCAAATTTGTGCCTTCCAAATTCCATCACCGCCGAACTATTTGTTTTGTTTTAGTTTCTTTTTTGGTtccataatatttttttttaaaagattgttGTTGAATCCCTCATTTTTTTAAATTGGTGAAACTATATTCTAAATCAAAATTTTCAATGAGTCTACATGTTAACAAAGAACTTGAAGCTATGAgaccaaaaaatatattttggtgAAATAATAGATTATTGCAtgttatttaaataaataatttatatttaggCAATCAGTTTAAATTGAAAATGAactaaattataatttttttgtaTATGTATTAATTTAGAATAAAATATTAATCATTTTCTTTATAGTGTAAACAACTTTAAGGATATTTCAGTCATTTTGTAGAAATAAGTGCTTACCAGCACTTATTTACCAAACACTTCAATAACTTTTTTTAAGTTTCAGCATTTTTATCCAAAcatttaactgcttatttataaaaCAAGCTCCAGCACTTAAAAAGTGTTTTTAAGCCCATATACTTAAAATTCACtttttttaagccaatccaaacgggctcatGGACCTGGAGAAGAATCCCCAGTGCTTGGAATGGCTCAATTTGACCCAGAAACGAGTGACCAGGCGATTTTGTGCTACAGAAATCCCAACACCATTTTGCAAATCTGTAGCAGCTGGGGAATTTTTTTGGGTAATGGTTTACTCAGAATAGTGCGCAATTGGAAGGCGCATCTTTTGGTGGTGGTCCGGTGGCATTTCACCGACGAACGGCGGAGGAGTGTGCATTAAAGCACGACTGCGTTACTGTTCACGGCAGTCGCACTGTACGGAGAGTTGACCCACATAAAAAAGAGGGTCGGATCGGTTAAATGGGTCGAAATTTACCCAAATATAGAGCCTGTTTGGATGGTCTTAAAAACTGGTCAAACCAGTTTTTAAGTCATTTTTTAGCTTATTGAGGTGTTTGGCAAACTTAAAATCAGCTTAAAAGTCAAATTCTTTTAAGTCAAAAGGTCCAAATTAAGCCAAAAGTGATAAGTTGGGTAATCCCAACTTTTTTTTTCTAGCTTAAAAGTCACCCCTCTTTAACCAAGTATTTTACACTACTATCCATGATACTTATGTATAATttccaaaatacccaatcatttctttttctcctttcctcCGCCATTTTCAATCCCTGCCTTCCAAATTCcataatcttttctttttctcctttcctttGCCATTTCCAATTTGTGTCTTCCAAATTCCATCACCGCCGAACTATttgttttgttttagttttttttttggttccataacattttttttaaaagattgttGTTGAATCCCTCATTTTTTAAATTGGTGAAACTATATTCTAAATCAAAATTTTCAATAAGTCTACATGTTAACAAAGAATTTGAAGCTATGAgacgaaaaaatatattttggtgAAATAATAGATTATTGCAtgttatttaaataaataatttatatttaggCAATCAGTTTAAATTGAAAATGAactaaattataatttttttgtaTATGTATTAATTTAGAATAAAATATTAATCATTTTCTTTATAGTGTTAACAACTTTAAGGATATTTCAGTCATTTTATAGAAATAAGTGCTTACCACCACTTATTTACCAAACACTTCAATAACTTTTTTTAAGTTTCAGCATTTTTATCCAAAcatttaactgcttatttataaaaCAAGCTTCAGCACTTAAAAAGTACTCTTAAGCCCTTATACTTAAAAGCCAtttttttaagccaatccaaacgggctcatGGACCTGGAGAAGAATCCCCAGTGCTTGGAATGGCTCAATTTGACCCAGAAACGAGTGACCAGGCGATTTTGTGCTACAGTAATCCCAACACCATTTTGCAAATCTGTAGCAGCTGGGGAATTTTTTTGAGAAATGGTTTGCTGAGGATAGTGCGCATTTCTAAGGTGCATCTTTTGGTGGTGGTCCAGTGGCTTTTCACCGACGGACGGTGGAGCAGTGTGCATTAAAGCACGACTGCGTTACTGTTCACGGCAGTCGCACTATACTGAGAGTTGACCCACATAAAAAAGAGGGTCGGATCGGTTAAATGGGTCGAAATTTACCCAAATATAGAGCATGTTTGGATGGGCTTAAAAGCTGGTTGAGGTGTTTGGCAAACTTAAAATCAGCTTAAAGGTCAAATGCTTTTAAGTCAAAAGGTCCAAATTAAACCAAAAGTGATGAGTTGGGTAATCCCAACATTTTTTTTTCTAGCTTAAAAGTCACCCCTCTTTAACCAAGTATTTTACACTACTATCCCTGATACTTATGTATAATTcccaaaatacccaatcatttctttttctcctttcctcCGCCATTTTCAATCCCTGCCTTCCAAATTCcataatcttttctttttctcctttcctttGCCATTTCCAATTTGTGCCTTCCAAATTCCATCACCGCCGAACTATTTGTTTTGTTTTAGTTTCTTTTTTGGTTCcataacattttttttaaaagattgcTGTTGAATCCCTCATTTTTTTAAATTGGTGAAACTATATTCTAAATCAAAATTTTCAATGAGTCTACATGTTAACAAAGAATTTGAAGCTATGAgacgaaaaaatatattttggtgAAATAATAGATTATTGCAtgttatttaaataaataatttatatttaggCAATCAGTTTAAATTGAAAATGAactaaattataatttttttgtaTATGTATTAATTTAGAATAAAATATTATCATAATCATTTTCTTTATAGTGTTAACAGCTTTAAGGATATTTCAGTCATTTTACAGAAACAAGTGCTTACCAGCACTTATTTACCAAACACTTCAATAACTTTTTTTAAGtatcagcacttttatccaaacatttaactgtttatttataaaacaagctCCAGCACTTAAAAAGTGTTTTTAAGCCCTTATACTTAAAAGCCACTTTTTTTAAGCATACTTGTAGCTTTTTCACCTTTCTGATATGTACACCAGCTTTTGGGATTAGTAAGCTCAAGGCCCTGTGGTTGCGCATTTAGGTAGCTTTTTCAACTGAGAAATTGTGCCTTTTGCACCCTAGTTCATCTTGCAGCCCTTTACTAGTTAGTACTGAATAGTGTCTTTTGCACCCCAGTTCACCCCCAGAAAATAATAACTTAATAGATACATATCATCAGTGGGAAATACTTAGAAAACTGCTCCTAACCATGAATTCCGAAGTTGAACCTCCTAACATGTATTCCGAAGTTGAACCTCCTTATGATATTCAGAGGAAGGGCAATATACCATTCTGTTAAAACTGGGCGGCATAAAAACAATGAAAGAAGAACTAGGCAGCATTTTAGCGAAGAGGAGAAGACTTAGAAAGAAGAATCGAAGGTAAAAAAAATTCGCCAGTATTTCACTGCTATTTGGACGctgaagaagaataagaagaagaagaaggaggaggagaaggaggaggaggaagaaatcATCACATACCTGTTGCCACTGAATCTCTGTTGAAGTTGAAAAGGGAACGCTAGTCGCTGTTGCTGCTGGTCGTGTTTTAATAAAAGTGCAATGATCCCTTCTTTTTTAATTAAATAGGCTGGCAGCTTCACTCGCTTCGCTGCTACACCAACAGATTCAACGACCTCTATATTCTTTCTCTGTGTAGCTAATTTGCGAGCAGCACCCTGAGAAAAAATAAGAAGGCAAAGGTTTGATGATGTCCAAGAGAGGAAAGACATAAATGTACCAAAAGCTAGTATTCTCGTGTAATCTTCAGATATTTtctgaataaaataaaaaaaaatagatttttcgACCAACTCTATGTCTGTTCTTCTAGCTATTTGTGATCTTTCCATATCCTTTATACATTCTGATATCAGTTAGCTTGGTATAATTGTCTTCTTAAGGTTGATTACTCTTTTCTACAATATTCAAACCTTACTATTTCTATTTTAAGACAAATAATTGTAAGATCATGCCCCATTATATTaacaatttaaattaattaaaactgcAGAGATCATATAAAGGAACTCATGAGAATCTTGAACCAAATGATTCAATTGATATAAACATTAATgataaaaaaagaagagaacaTAATCACTTTGTGAGGTCACTGGTCAAAGAGTGAATATTGTTGTCGTTGGAGATACTCCAGTAAGTTTATTATTCCTTAGAGGCAATGTCATCAAGGGAAAATGCATGAAAATTTATATGTTTTCCATGCTTCTGTTGGTTATGCAGTCATGCAAGCTATTGAGCAATTATGATTTTATCAATTCTTCACTGAATAAGAAAGAATATGCAATGAAGATGAGACAAATTAAGAAAGCAACAGGTGAAACTTAGCAAGCAAAATAAGCTAGAAAGACAGAATTCTGGTGAAAGAAATCAGAGACTCGATGTACAGAAGTGAACAAGGGGACAATTATTGGATTATTAGCTATGATGCAACTCTTCGTTACCCTTATCTGTTACAACTCTTTAGTACCCTCATTCAGACTATTTGGCTGATAACAGCCTTATTAATAATTTGTTGGATAAAATTAAGAGAAGGGTAAAATAGCCATTTAGTTTTTGATGGATATTTTGATAATTCAACTTTGACTTTAGGACCTTCCCACTTTTAGAATAGTATGACTAGTCTCTCggcacgtgcgttgcacgtgtatcaTAAGGTATGtagtaaaataattttgtaaaagtTTTCGATACTATTTAAGTGAAGCTTTGACTAAGTGATTTTGGAAATAAGGTTCATAAATTAAAGAACCAGAAAAGGTAGAAACACTCTTGAAATGACGAAAGGACATCAATAtataattccttttctttttacaAATAAAAATTGTATCATCATTCAAATAGCAATTTTTCTTCAATCTGTATCAATTTTTCTTGAATCTGTATATTCAGAAAGGCAAGCAATTTGTCTGAGAAGAATAACCCCAATGTCTAATAGACGTGAAGGCAAACACTTACCCATTAGACTAATGCACAGACATGAACGAATCTCACAATTTTAAGTGAAAGCAACACAAGCATAATTGAACAGAAGTAAAAGAATATGTTTATCAAAAATATTACCAGAGAAAGAAAAAAGGGGCAGCGAAAAGATTTTTCTGAATAACCAAGAAAGCGAACAGGGAAGATCGAACATCGATAGCAAACATCGAACAAAAATCTCATGGTTTCAAACAGAACATCAAAACCTAACAAATAAATCCCTCAATTTTACAAACTAGAAATCACAACAAAGATCGAACATCGATAGCAAACATCGAATAAAGAAATTGGGGCAGCAAAATGATTTTTCTGAATATTACTGGAGAAAGAAAAAGGAGCAGCAAAAATAGGATTagacggtttgaggtaagtaatgattgtaaatactgtcctgagggtttgaaaccccgtatTATACGTTGTTGtattactttgaggtgacttgcacgctggatgatgagcgtggggtagagcaccgctggggattgtgacctagtccatcccgaacgaatattttaatgcgtatttgatagttaattgtttgacattattatatttttgggttgtatgccatgtttggggccttgtgccgacttgttgagacccttagaggcatttttactatctttcctcactctatttgtttgaaagcatattctcagtcatgttttacctgtttattgctcaaatctggctttatcactatagtcttaacatgtggaaattgttttggcctgagttccctgttttaatGAGGTAGACCGAGGGtttgattgtgagattgatgactgagatagactgagagtctgatggtgaggttaatgactgagagaggctgagggcctagttgtgaggattatatatctatggatcaggctgcacgccgcatcaatgtacatatatatatatatgtgtatatggatcgggctgtacgccgcaataatacttatatggatcgggctgcgcgccgcagcaatatagcacttgggctgtaggagcccttccggagtctgcacactcccGGCGAGCGCAGTtgactatttatatggatcgggttgtgcgccacagcgatgcatggatcgggctgcacgccgtagcggttactttgatttcagttattgtgagagatatacggatcgggctgcacgccacaacggttactatatggtaccaattgagcgtgaatgctaagtgcgagtactgattggtaagagttgagtcacgagtgacagagaggctatcccgaggggcgatagatatatatatgcatatgagtggtgttttgcctgagaggcctgtttatggacttattgatttcactcctcttaaaatgagtttctatcgaatatgttgatttattgactgttttacctcatctttatattgagcctctgtcggaaagttgtacaaatgttttaaaataacttttattTAACCTgtggtttatgagatgttcagaaattaatcactgatttgacattggttatttccactgagattttcaagttatgaagtgtttgtgATTACTGTTTTGCTCGAGGAGCTGTTTTACGaactatgctttgcccgaggggacGATTATGaatttaatctctattattattttaaatggtattgaacccctactgaaactgttggaaggtatttcaaagatgatttttactaaaagctggattttaaaagggaagattgactcgtattatgatttgaaagcctgttgtgtttattgaacccaacgtaaatgtggattcattgtttcctactgctaagcctttatttactcttattacttactgggttggagtactcacattactccttgtacctcgtgtgcagattcaggtatatcggaacccggtagcgggtgttgatagctcagccgcagagtcatcagagttagcaaggtggctgcatgacgttcgcagcaccgcttccttcccctcattgttgttactgtatttagtacattttaagacttttgttgtattcagaccttgatagttgctcatgactagtgacaccccgagaggcgccatcacgaccgggccggtttggggtcgtgacatgggGAGATATAGTAATTTGGTCCTAGTATTCCTCTTGCATAATCTAATGCTTTAGTAATGTCATTAAAACCTTTGAAAAGCGGTTTTTCTATATCTTTAATAGAGTCTAGTACTTCTAACCATGTGCGAAAAATACCCTTTGTCTTACCATGTATAACTCCATAGCGCTTAAATCTTTTGTCTTGGTTTTTATCTGTAAAATATTGTCCTAAGACATTAAGAGCCGCTATAAAATATTTAGTATCTTTTTTATTATATGTTATCCATAAGTTATTAATTAGACACCTTTGAGGTCCGTCTATGACACATTCTGGTAGAACTCTAAACGACATATTTGATGGTGGAACGAATATTAAATCATGTTTTCCAAAACTTAATCTTTCTATATTAGTTTGTTCTGCAAAAGGGTGTGGCTTAAAATGAAGATTACCTAATACTGTCTGCAAGTATTTGTCTGAGGGTGAGGCTTGAATGCCCTTCCCTTTGTCTTCAGTCTTGGAAACTGTTGGTCTCATGCTGTacatgtaaaatatttttttattaattgacAGTAATTTTAAGCCTACTTAACTGATCTACTAAattattatcttttcctttaataTGTTCAAAAAACTAAATTATATATTGTTATAGTATCAATAAAATATAACCATCTTCTTCTACTACTATTTTTGCGTTTATCTTTTGGTGAAACATAACTATGGCTTCGCAATCAGGTTCTAATTGTTACTTCttgtttatttaatatatatattttaaaactaTTTAATCCGTAAATTAAAGCTAATATCTCTGCATCTATACTACTCATATTTCTTTTTTCTCTATATTTACCACTTTGGTAAGCACATATATTTTCTGTATTCTTATCACTATATTTATTTGGTTTTGCTTTTAAAACTGCTCCCCATCCTTCAAAACTACAGTCTGTTTCTATAAGCAAGTAGTCTGTTTCTAATGGCATGTTTAAATCAGGaatattgtttttattttttctttaacttTTTGTACTAATTTAATGTCTTCTGTGTTGAAATGTTTTTGTCCTGTAGAGCCTGTCTTAGCATATAATGGTTGTGCTATTTTTTCTAAGTCTTTTATAAAATTTCTCTCATAATTTACTATTCCTAAAATTATTTGTAGCTCTTTGGTATTATCCAATTTATCTGGCATTTCTAGAGCTTTTTTGGCTATATGGggttgtaatttaattttttcaTCCCCTAAATTTACTCCtagaaaatttatataatttttacatagtttcattttctttttactaaTTATTATTCTATTGTCTACAAATAACCTAAATACTGTCTGTAGATGTCCTAAATGTTCTTTAGTATCTTTACtaaatactaatatatcatctacatatactaaaACAAATCTCTTATATTCTCCAAATATATTATCCATTTTTCGTTGAAAAATTGGTGGAGCTGTCTTTAGTCCGAACGACATTACTAACCATTCGAAATATCCTTCTGGACAAGTAAATGTTGTCCATTCAATGCTTTCTTCATGCATTTTTACTTGCCAATaccctgatttacagtcaaacttACTGCATATCTTTTTTCCTTGTATTCTATTTATTAATTCTGTTTTATCAGGCAACTTATATCCATCTGTTCTAGTGTTATCATTAAGTCTTTTGTAGTTTATTACCATTCTTGCTTTTCCTCTTACTATCTCAGTATGATTTCTAACCATAAAAGTTGTTGACCTGTGTTTAGATGTAGATCTTCTTATTACACCTAAATTCATAAGTTctttaatttgaattttgaagTCTTCTAAAAATCTTGATTTGTAGCTTCTATTGAAGCTGTTTTAATTATATATTCTAGATTAATTATATCCAATTTACACATCACTTTATTATTTTCCcaatattttaaaggtttttctcctattatttctatttcatctaatatctttattatattatccagatctttttcgttttttattaTTCCTATTTTTTGTAATCATGTTTTAAAATTGTATAATTCTGTTTCGATATCTATTAAAGTGTAGTCTTTTTCTAATATATCTctatcttcattttcttctagtattaaggttttagattcttctttaatcttacagcatgtatttttatctttacacTCTTTACAACATTCTTCCTGATTTTCTTGCAGGTTTTTCTGGCTTGTGTTCAGTCGTGTCCTTATCCTGGTTGCAGTTTATATTATTTGTACCGGTATTTGTGTAATGTTTTTAAAGAATATTACTCCATCTCTACTGAGTAGACAACTACCATTATTATGTAATATAAAACTTAATCCTAATACAAAGTCTACATTTATGTTTAAGTCTCTTACCCAGATTTTGTCTACCTTATAGCTAGGTTTATAAAAATCTAAACATGTATTTATAAAGCTAATCTGTGATTTATCTACATAATGTTTGTATATATTATGAGTTCCATCCATTTGCATAGCTGCAACTGGCTTATCTAAggttttgattagatttggaagaactatctttttatttattatacatcTTGTGCATCCGGAATCTACTAGAGGTAATGTTTCTATTTCGTAatcttctattttgattcttgCTAAATTTTTTTATTGTACTTAATCTTTTATCTTCTTACCATATCAGCGGtatcacgacccaatccccgaacccggtcgtgatgacgcctctcgtgaagacaaggccagccagaccaaaacggaatacctcttttaaacagttaatcatcataaacaataataatatataatataACGTTAACAACAGCAGGAACTATCCCAACAccgcccaaaccggggtgtcacaattcatgagcaactaagaagtccggatacaagtctactgaacacaaaatccgatacaatagttcatAAAAAACATGGAAATGATAGGATAAGGGAGGCACAGGGCtacgaacgccaacaactacctcgtagtctctgaaTCACTGCGTGGACTAGGAgaaatcaacactcaggagcggactctgcgatgcctgaatctgcacacatggtgcagggagtaatatgagtactccgacttagtgagtaacaattataaataatggcagaaagtatgaaaacacgtaaagacacaaagaaattccatattaagcagtaaaatcacttaaaacggtaaatcagtgaagaatcaaatgatattccttttaaaacaagtaaaacaggtaatttaacaggtaaataagaagtagaaatccg
Coding sequences:
- the LOC104217268 gene encoding pentatricopeptide repeat-containing protein At2g13600-like; its protein translation is MQPSEAISAEPVHHFARLLSNCIRTNDLKLGRLIHSRLIKTALTFNTFLANHLIYMYSKCCSIDYAQQAFNELSDKNTQFWNTMLSAYSQKGLFEKTFQMLDVMPDPNVVSYNSIISSLTHHGFPRKAMGFFKRMQTQCGSGFLIDEFTVVSVVNTCAGLGSLNLLRELHGLATVIGVRFNLVVCNALIDAYGKCGKPGYSYSIFCQMRETDVFSWTSLLVAYIRASRMPDACSLFDHMLIRNVVAWTALITGFAQNGEGDKALCTFKEMLEEGIVPRASTYVGVLSSCAGIPLIEKVNALVDMYSKCGDMISAMRLFERLDGKDRVTWNSIINGFAQNGNGVMSLFRFEKMIETDTTPNHVTFLGVLSACSHCGLLPEGFQYLHSMERKYGIVPQLDHYAILIDLLGRKNMLGEAANLIKRAPWGRDNIGMWGALLGACRVHGNLKLARRVAENLFELEPDNAARYIMLSNIYAAAGMWGDARTLRRYIYDRGLVKETSYSWIEINNIRHKFIAKDKSHSQLEEIKELLLKLVDPMKDAGYIFQIECSYFLVDDAFC